In one window of Massilibacterium senegalense DNA:
- the tnpC gene encoding IS66 family transposase, whose translation MDVEEIHHHPADITCECCRGEMIEFSSTLVREEAKFIPAIVKPVQHIEHVYECKSCKKDVTQQAQIKRGKATQSKYAGPTVLTKLIYDKFIQYFPLYRQVKEWERHGLYTNDENLSNWVMRVAKDWLQPLYDLMKPLLTAKSVLHIAMRLMPSSDGKPAQSNAYNWVCRSVHSEGPVIVLFKSALSRGRAILEDLIAGFKGTVICDGYSAYGPLPYVQFANCWAHVRRYWLKADSKNGRIGIQYGDRLFHIERKTKHLSSEERVKVRQQEAKPVVDEFFDWIDCSPFLGKNALAKAAEYTLSRISELKVFLENGDVAIDNNPAENAIRPNVIGRKNWLFSVSEAGAKANAICLSLAETAKANGIDLYQYLVKLMTELPNLPFHQQPEILHNYMPWSETIQATCAK comes from the coding sequence CATCACTTGTGAGTGTTGTCGTGGTGAGATGATCGAATTCAGTTCAACTTTAGTACGGGAAGAAGCGAAATTTATCCCAGCTATCGTGAAGCCTGTGCAACATATTGAACATGTGTATGAGTGTAAATCGTGTAAAAAAGATGTAACACAACAAGCACAAATCAAACGTGGAAAAGCAACACAAAGTAAGTATGCCGGCCCTACTGTTTTAACAAAGCTTATTTACGATAAGTTTATCCAGTACTTTCCTCTTTACCGTCAGGTAAAGGAATGGGAGCGACATGGCCTATATACAAACGATGAAAATTTATCCAATTGGGTAATGCGTGTAGCAAAGGATTGGCTTCAACCGCTTTACGATTTAATGAAGCCATTATTAACGGCTAAATCTGTGCTGCATATCGCGATGAGACTTATGCCCAGTTCCGATGGAAAGCCTGCTCAATCAAACGCTTATAACTGGGTATGTCGCAGTGTACATAGTGAAGGTCCTGTCATCGTTTTATTTAAGAGCGCACTCTCACGGGGCCGAGCTATCTTAGAAGATTTAATTGCGGGATTCAAAGGCACCGTGATCTGTGATGGCTATTCAGCCTATGGTCCATTACCTTACGTTCAATTCGCCAACTGTTGGGCACACGTACGACGCTATTGGCTGAAAGCCGATAGTAAGAATGGACGAATAGGCATTCAGTATGGTGATCGTTTGTTTCACATCGAACGTAAAACCAAACATCTTTCCTCAGAAGAACGTGTGAAAGTTCGCCAACAAGAAGCAAAGCCCGTCGTCGATGAGTTTTTCGATTGGATTGATTGTTCACCTTTTCTCGGTAAAAATGCCTTAGCGAAAGCAGCTGAATATACATTAAGTCGTATATCTGAGTTAAAGGTCTTTCTGGAAAATGGAGACGTCGCAATTGATAACAATCCCGCTGAAAATGCCATTCGTCCAAATGTTATTGGTCGCAAAAATTGGCTTTTTTCCGTGAGTGAGGCAGGTGCCAAGGCAAATGCCATCTGTTTAAGTTTGGCTGAAACGGCCAAAGCAAACGGAATTGATCTTTATCAGTATCTAGTGAAGCTGATGACGGAGTTACCAAATTTACCGTTTCATCAACAACCTGAGATTTTACATAACTACATGCCTTGGTCAGAAACCATTCAAGCCACATGTGCAAAATAA
- a CDS encoding ArdC-like ssDNA-binding domain-containing protein, whose product MFELVLTIQIVSNKIIEQLEEGVIPWKKPWVGQKGPAVNWKTQKAYRGINTLLLEPGEYLTFKQVKEAGGRVIKGARSHIVVFCKCSFELKFDYK is encoded by the coding sequence TTGTTTGAATTAGTGTTGACAATCCAAATCGTATCAAACAAAATTATTGAACAACTTGAAGAAGGTGTAATTCCTTGGAAAAAACCTTGGGTTGGACAAAAAGGGCCAGCTGTAAACTGGAAAACCCAAAAGGCTTATAGGGGCATAAATACTTTGCTATTAGAGCCAGGGGAATATTTGACTTTCAAACAGGTGAAAGAAGCAGGAGGGCGAGTCATAAAGGGCGCACGTTCTCATATAGTTGTTTTTTGTAAGTGCAGCTTTGAATTAAAGTTTGATTATAAATAG
- a CDS encoding 16S rRNA (uracil(1498)-N(3))-methyltransferase has product MQRYFVEDANRNGSLVVIDSEDVHHIRHVMRMKEQDTIICCFHSGKAAICEITDIEEKRVVATITQWEEQTRELPVNVTIFHGLPKVDKLEWVIQKGTELGLKALTPFTAKRSVVKWDPKKQSKKVERWNKIAKEAAEQSYRNRLPIIHAPISVKEMVQQFHSFDAVLVAYEEVAKQNNQVLLAERLEQIKPGSTIALIVGPEGGLTEEEVEEFLKHGAQTTSLGPRILRTETAPLYFLSTVSYQFEMRR; this is encoded by the coding sequence ATGCAACGATATTTTGTAGAAGATGCAAATAGAAATGGTTCGCTTGTTGTGATTGATAGTGAAGATGTGCATCATATTCGGCACGTTATGCGAATGAAAGAACAAGATACGATTATTTGTTGTTTTCATTCAGGAAAAGCAGCTATTTGTGAAATTACGGACATAGAAGAAAAACGTGTAGTCGCAACGATTACACAATGGGAAGAGCAAACGAGAGAACTACCAGTCAATGTGACGATTTTTCACGGGTTGCCAAAAGTAGATAAGCTAGAATGGGTCATTCAAAAAGGAACAGAGCTTGGATTGAAAGCATTAACTCCATTTACAGCAAAACGATCTGTGGTGAAGTGGGATCCGAAAAAACAAAGTAAAAAAGTAGAGCGATGGAATAAAATCGCAAAAGAAGCAGCGGAACAATCGTATCGTAACCGACTCCCAATCATCCATGCACCTATATCTGTAAAAGAAATGGTGCAACAATTTCATTCTTTTGATGCTGTTTTGGTTGCTTATGAAGAAGTGGCAAAACAAAACAATCAAGTATTATTAGCAGAACGGTTAGAACAAATAAAACCTGGTAGTACGATTGCGCTTATTGTAGGTCCAGAAGGTGGGCTAACGGAGGAAGAAGTAGAAGAGTTTTTGAAACATGGTGCACAAACAACGAGTTTAGGCCCAAGAATTTTACGAACAGAAACAGCACCATTATATTTTTTATCTACTGTTTCGTATCAATTTGAAATGCGGAGATGA
- the prmA gene encoding 50S ribosomal protein L11 methyltransferase: MKWSEISIHTTHEAIEAISNILHEAGSSGVVIEDPMDLERSWDTTFGEVYQLNPNDYPEEGVIIKAYLPMTSFLGETVEEIKEAINQLMLYDIDLGQNKVTISEVNEEEWSSAWKKYYKPVRVSKRLTITPTWEEYKKESEDELVIELDPGMAFGTGTHPTTVLCIRALEKYMKQNDHVIDVGTGSGVLSIAAAKLGAASVAAYDLDEVAVKAATVNVKLNKVQDIVTVKQNNLLDRIDGTVAVIVGNLLAEIILRFTDDAYQVLKPNGLYITSGIIKGKKNEVQEALVKSGFSIVEVSELEDWVAIIAKKEK, encoded by the coding sequence ATGAAGTGGTCAGAAATTAGTATTCATACCACCCATGAAGCCATTGAAGCAATCTCAAATATATTACATGAAGCAGGGTCTAGCGGAGTTGTGATTGAAGATCCGATGGATTTAGAAAGAAGTTGGGATACAACGTTCGGCGAAGTCTACCAACTCAATCCTAATGATTATCCAGAAGAAGGAGTCATTATTAAAGCTTATTTACCAATGACTAGTTTTTTAGGAGAAACAGTAGAAGAAATAAAAGAAGCGATTAATCAACTCATGTTATATGATATTGATTTAGGGCAAAATAAAGTAACAATATCGGAAGTAAACGAAGAAGAATGGTCTAGCGCTTGGAAAAAATATTATAAACCAGTGCGCGTATCAAAACGCCTTACAATTACACCAACTTGGGAAGAATATAAAAAAGAATCGGAAGATGAACTAGTCATTGAACTCGACCCAGGGATGGCATTTGGTACAGGTACGCATCCGACTACTGTTCTTTGCATTCGTGCTTTAGAAAAATACATGAAACAAAACGATCATGTGATTGATGTGGGAACAGGAAGTGGTGTGTTAAGTATTGCCGCTGCCAAATTAGGTGCTGCATCTGTTGCTGCATATGACTTAGATGAAGTTGCGGTAAAAGCAGCAACGGTAAATGTAAAATTAAACAAGGTGCAGGATATCGTAACGGTCAAGCAAAATAATTTACTAGACCGGATTGATGGGACGGTAGCCGTAATTGTTGGTAATTTGCTTGCGGAAATTATTTTGCGTTTTACAGACGATGCATATCAAGTTTTAAAACCAAATGGTCTTTATATTACGTCTGGTATTATTAAAGGGAAGAAAAATGAAGTGCAAGAAGCGTTAGTAAAAAGCGGTTTTTCGATTGTAGAAGTGAGTGAATTAGAAGATTGGGTCGCGATTATTGCGAAAAAAGAAAAGTAA
- the dnaJ gene encoding molecular chaperone DnaJ, with product MSKRDYYEVLGVDKSAQKSEIKKAYRRLARKYHPDVNKEEGAKEKFQEINEAYEVLGDDEKRARYDQFGHAGANQNFGGAGAGFGGFEDIFDMFFGGGGGGGRRNPNAPRQGADLQYRMNLSFEEAAFGKETEIEIPKDEPCGTCDGSGAKPGTKKETCSHCHGTGQISEETNTMFGRMVNQRTCPYCSGTGEMIKETCPDCHGKGTVRKTKKIRVKIPAGVDTGQQIRIPGEGEKGLNGGPSGDLYVVFEVSEHEFFERDGNDVYCEMPLTFTQAALGDEIEVPTIHGKVKLKIPAGTQTGTRFRLRQKGIKDVRGYGMGDQHVIVRVMTPTKLTDDQKELLRKLAETGGESVEEQHDEGLFAKVKRAFKGN from the coding sequence ATGAGTAAGAGAGATTATTACGAAGTACTCGGAGTAGATAAAAGTGCGCAAAAATCTGAAATTAAAAAAGCATATCGCCGGTTAGCACGTAAGTATCATCCAGATGTGAATAAAGAAGAAGGAGCAAAAGAAAAGTTTCAAGAGATTAATGAAGCATATGAAGTGTTGGGTGATGATGAAAAACGTGCTCGTTATGACCAATTTGGTCATGCGGGCGCTAATCAAAACTTTGGTGGCGCTGGCGCTGGATTTGGTGGTTTTGAAGATATTTTCGATATGTTTTTCGGAGGTGGAGGCGGAGGCGGAAGACGTAATCCAAACGCACCTAGACAAGGAGCTGATCTTCAATACCGAATGAATTTAAGTTTTGAAGAAGCGGCATTTGGAAAAGAAACAGAAATAGAGATTCCGAAAGATGAGCCGTGTGGAACGTGTGATGGTTCTGGTGCAAAACCAGGAACGAAAAAAGAAACATGTTCTCATTGTCATGGTACAGGGCAAATATCAGAAGAAACAAACACTATGTTCGGTCGGATGGTTAATCAACGTACATGTCCATATTGTAGTGGTACTGGTGAAATGATTAAAGAAACATGTCCGGATTGTCACGGAAAAGGAACTGTTCGTAAAACGAAAAAAATCCGTGTAAAAATTCCTGCTGGTGTAGATACAGGCCAACAAATTCGTATTCCTGGTGAAGGGGAAAAGGGACTGAACGGTGGACCAAGTGGAGATTTATACGTTGTATTTGAAGTAAGTGAACATGAATTTTTTGAACGAGATGGTAATGATGTATATTGTGAAATGCCGTTAACGTTTACACAAGCAGCATTAGGCGATGAAATTGAAGTTCCGACTATTCACGGAAAAGTAAAATTAAAAATTCCTGCTGGTACACAAACTGGTACACGATTCAGACTACGTCAAAAAGGGATAAAAGATGTTCGTGGATATGGAATGGGAGATCAACACGTCATCGTTCGTGTGATGACACCAACGAAATTAACCGATGATCAAAAAGAGTTGTTACGTAAATTAGCGGAAACTGGTGGAGAATCAGTAGAAGAGCAACATGATGAAGGATTGTTTGCGAAAGTAAAGCGTGCTTTTAAAGGAAATTAA
- the dnaK gene encoding molecular chaperone DnaK — MGKIIGIDLGTTNSCVAVMEGSEAKVIPNPEGGRTTPSAVAFKNGERSVGEVAKRQAITNPNTILSIKRHIGTDYTVEIEGKNYTPQEISAIILQHLKSYAEDYLGEKVTEAVITVPAYFNDSQRQATKDAGKIAGLDVKRIINEPTAAALAYGLDKTDQEQTILVYDLGGGTFDVSILELAEGTFEVLATAGDNKLGGDDFDEVIINYLVEAFKKENGIDLSQDKMAMQRLKDAAEKAKKDLSGVTQAQISLPFITADQTGPKHLEVSLTRAKFEELSAHLVERTLGPVRQALKDADLAANEIDKVLLVGGSTRIPAVQEAIKKVTGQEPSKGVNPDEVVAVGAAIQGGVLTGDVKDVLLLDVTPLSLGIETMGGVFTKLIERNTTIPTSKSQVFSTAADNQPAVDIHVLQGERPMAADNKTLGRFQLTDIPPAPRGVPQIEVTFDIDENGIVNVRAKDLGTNKEQSITIKSSSGLSDEEIERMVKEAEENAEADKQRQEEAELRNEADQLVFTTEKTLKDLEGKVDQAEVDKANEAKDAVKKALEENNMEKVRAEKDKLQEIVQQLSVKLYEEAAKQAQENAGAETTNTANDDTVVDAEFEEVKDDKKEN; from the coding sequence ATGGGTAAAATTATTGGAATTGACTTAGGAACAACAAACTCTTGTGTAGCAGTAATGGAAGGTAGTGAAGCAAAAGTTATTCCGAATCCAGAAGGCGGGAGAACAACACCTTCAGCTGTTGCATTTAAAAACGGAGAACGTTCTGTTGGGGAAGTAGCAAAACGTCAAGCTATTACAAATCCTAACACAATTCTTTCAATTAAACGTCATATCGGTACTGACTATACAGTAGAAATTGAAGGGAAAAACTATACACCACAAGAAATTAGTGCAATTATTTTACAACATTTAAAATCATATGCAGAAGACTATTTGGGAGAAAAAGTAACAGAAGCGGTTATTACTGTTCCTGCATATTTTAATGACTCTCAACGTCAAGCAACAAAAGATGCTGGTAAAATCGCTGGTTTAGATGTAAAACGGATTATTAACGAACCAACAGCTGCAGCTCTTGCTTATGGTTTAGATAAAACAGACCAAGAACAAACAATTTTAGTGTATGACCTTGGTGGCGGTACATTTGACGTTTCTATCTTAGAATTAGCAGAAGGAACATTTGAAGTTCTAGCTACTGCTGGTGATAACAAATTAGGTGGAGATGACTTTGATGAAGTCATTATCAACTATCTAGTAGAAGCGTTTAAAAAAGAAAATGGCATTGATCTTTCTCAAGATAAAATGGCAATGCAACGTTTAAAAGATGCAGCCGAAAAAGCGAAAAAAGACTTATCAGGTGTAACACAAGCACAAATTTCTTTACCATTTATTACAGCAGATCAAACAGGACCAAAACATTTAGAAGTATCTTTAACACGTGCAAAATTTGAAGAATTATCTGCTCACTTAGTAGAGCGTACACTAGGTCCTGTGCGTCAAGCATTAAAAGATGCAGACCTTGCAGCAAATGAAATTGATAAAGTATTACTTGTTGGTGGTTCTACACGTATTCCAGCAGTACAAGAAGCAATTAAAAAAGTAACAGGCCAAGAGCCTTCTAAAGGTGTAAACCCAGACGAAGTGGTAGCAGTAGGTGCTGCAATCCAAGGTGGGGTATTAACTGGTGACGTAAAAGACGTTTTATTATTAGACGTAACACCACTTTCATTAGGTATCGAAACAATGGGTGGTGTATTTACAAAATTAATTGAACGTAATACTACGATTCCTACTAGTAAATCACAAGTATTCTCAACTGCTGCAGATAATCAACCAGCTGTTGATATTCATGTTTTACAAGGGGAACGTCCAATGGCTGCAGATAACAAAACACTCGGTCGTTTCCAATTAACAGATATTCCACCAGCACCACGTGGCGTTCCACAAATCGAAGTAACTTTTGATATTGATGAAAACGGAATCGTAAACGTTCGTGCAAAAGATTTAGGCACAAACAAAGAACAATCTATTACAATCAAATCTTCTTCCGGTTTATCAGACGAAGAAATCGAACGCATGGTAAAAGAAGCAGAAGAAAATGCTGAAGCAGATAAACAACGTCAAGAAGAAGCGGAACTTCGCAACGAAGCAGATCAGTTAGTGTTTACAACAGAAAAAACATTAAAAGATTTAGAAGGAAAAGTAGACCAAGCAGAAGTAGATAAAGCAAATGAAGCAAAAGATGCAGTAAAAAAAGCATTAGAAGAAAATAATATGGAAAAAGTTCGTGCAGAAAAAGATAAATTACAAGAAATTGTTCAACAACTTTCTGTAAAATTATACGAAGAAGCAGCAAAACAAGCTCAAGAAAATGCAGGTGCTGAAACAACAAACACTGCAAACGACGATACAGTAGTGGATGCGGAATTTGAAGAAGTAAAAGATGATAAAAAAGAGAACTAA
- the grpE gene encoding nucleotide exchange factor GrpE: MTEEKQTQEQVTENVAEEVTEQEAVQSEEVVDEKDVRIQELEEKVQELNTKALRAQADFENFQRRMKQEQQTYMKYRSQSVIEDLLPVLDNFERALSVETDNEQADSLKKGIQMVYDQLLQALQKEGLEWIESVGQPFDPNVHQAVMQAQEEGIDSNIVVEELQKGYKLKDRVVRPSMVKVNM; this comes from the coding sequence TTGACAGAAGAAAAACAAACACAAGAACAAGTAACAGAAAATGTAGCAGAAGAAGTGACAGAACAGGAAGCTGTACAATCAGAAGAAGTGGTAGATGAAAAAGATGTACGCATCCAAGAATTAGAAGAAAAAGTACAAGAATTAAATACGAAAGCGTTAAGAGCGCAAGCAGATTTTGAGAACTTCCAACGTAGAATGAAACAAGAACAACAAACGTATATGAAGTATCGATCACAATCTGTTATCGAAGATTTATTACCAGTACTAGATAACTTCGAACGGGCACTTTCTGTTGAAACTGACAATGAACAAGCTGATTCATTGAAAAAAGGTATTCAAATGGTATATGATCAACTTTTACAAGCCCTTCAAAAAGAAGGATTAGAGTGGATTGAATCAGTCGGTCAACCATTCGACCCAAATGTGCACCAAGCAGTGATGCAAGCACAAGAAGAAGGGATCGATTCAAATATAGTAGTAGAAGAACTTCAAAAAGGGTATAAATTAAAAGATCGTGTCGTTCGACCATCAATGGTTAAAGTGAATATGTAA
- the hrcA gene encoding heat-inducible transcriptional repressor HrcA produces MLTDRQLFILQAIIDDYIRSAQPVGSRTISKRQGVTYSSATIRNEMADLEEMGFLEKPHSSAGRIPSEKGYRFYVDHIVSPSMLNQNDLHNIRAMFTEKMLEFEQVIEQSAKILSDLTNYTTIILGPEIFYTNLKQLQLIPISDTRVVAVFVTDTGYVENKIFTLPKEMNEGDIEKFSNILNERLKNVPLYKLRKLIHTEVSNVLREHIRNYEALIQIFDELLQVPVTDKVYYGGKVNMLAQPEFHDVNTLRTLLDTIETQDFIQYLSDLQAKDMKVRIGQENTFHGMEHCSLITASYSVHDKHIGSISIVGPTRMQYGRVISLIELLSRDLTKLFHKWYHD; encoded by the coding sequence ATGTTAACGGATCGTCAGTTATTTATTTTGCAAGCGATTATTGATGATTATATCCGGTCTGCCCAGCCTGTAGGTTCTAGAACGATTTCTAAACGTCAAGGCGTAACCTATAGTTCTGCGACAATTCGAAATGAAATGGCTGACTTAGAAGAAATGGGCTTTTTAGAAAAACCACATAGTTCAGCAGGACGCATCCCTTCTGAAAAAGGGTATCGTTTTTATGTGGATCATATCGTGTCACCAAGTATGCTAAATCAAAATGATTTGCATAATATTCGAGCGATGTTTACAGAAAAAATGTTAGAATTTGAGCAAGTAATTGAACAGTCTGCAAAAATTTTATCCGATTTAACTAACTATACGACAATTATTTTAGGACCAGAGATTTTTTATACCAATTTAAAGCAATTACAACTTATCCCTATTTCAGATACGCGTGTCGTAGCGGTTTTTGTAACGGATACAGGCTATGTTGAAAATAAAATATTTACGCTCCCAAAAGAAATGAATGAAGGGGATATTGAAAAGTTTTCAAATATTTTAAACGAACGCTTAAAAAATGTTCCACTTTATAAACTTCGAAAGTTGATTCATACAGAAGTAAGTAATGTCTTACGTGAGCATATTCGAAATTATGAAGCGTTAATTCAAATATTTGATGAACTATTGCAAGTCCCTGTTACAGATAAGGTTTATTACGGGGGAAAAGTCAATATGCTTGCACAACCAGAATTTCATGATGTAAACACGTTGCGAACATTGCTGGATACAATTGAAACACAAGACTTTATTCAATATTTATCCGATTTGCAAGCAAAAGATATGAAAGTGCGTATTGGACAAGAAAATACATTTCATGGGATGGAGCATTGTAGTTTAATTACTGCAAGCTATTCCGTTCATGATAAGCATATCGGATCTATTTCGATTGTTGGACCAACTCGTATGCAATACGGAAGGGTTATTAGTTTAATCGAATTGTTATCCCGAGATTTAACGAAATTGTTTCATAAATGGTATCATGATTAA
- the hemW gene encoding radical SAM family heme chaperone HemW yields MIESLYIHIPFCKQICHYCDFNKVYYDKQPVMTYLQALRQELITTLEMVPTKKIKTIFIGGGTPTALSMDELAFLLETIHSFVSERDVIEFSVEANPNEVTKEKLQLLKQAGVNRMSFGVQAFQDNLLRTLGRTHREKEVIRTVETAHQVGIDQLSIDLMFGLPKQTLADVKESLQIAFRLPISHLSSYSLQIEPKTIFYVLHQKGKLAGMSEELEANMYELVMEEAENHHFHQYEISNFAKENKVSYHNLTYWNNDEYYGIGAGAHSYMNGVRRSNIGPIQKYIDAIQTAKHAYTEEIILTKKEMMEEFMFMGLRKRKGVSKKEFFLRYGEEMETYFQQPIDELTVKGWLAQTNDSIHLTNKGLFLGNEVFEQFLL; encoded by the coding sequence ATGATTGAATCTCTCTATATTCATATCCCGTTTTGTAAACAAATTTGTCATTATTGTGATTTCAATAAAGTGTATTATGATAAGCAACCAGTGATGACTTATTTGCAAGCACTTCGTCAAGAATTAATCACAACGCTCGAAATGGTTCCTACTAAAAAAATAAAAACAATCTTTATTGGTGGAGGAACACCGACCGCTTTATCGATGGATGAATTAGCCTTTTTATTAGAAACGATTCATTCTTTTGTTTCGGAGCGCGATGTCATCGAATTTTCTGTTGAAGCAAATCCAAATGAAGTGACAAAAGAAAAACTACAGCTTTTAAAACAAGCTGGGGTGAACCGAATGAGTTTTGGTGTACAAGCCTTTCAAGACAATCTGTTACGTACGCTAGGTAGAACGCACCGAGAAAAAGAAGTAATTCGTACAGTAGAAACAGCTCATCAAGTAGGGATTGACCAACTTTCTATTGATTTAATGTTTGGTTTACCAAAGCAAACGTTGGCAGATGTCAAAGAGTCGTTGCAGATAGCTTTTCGATTACCAATTTCCCATCTTTCTTCCTATTCATTACAAATAGAACCGAAAACAATCTTTTATGTGCTTCATCAAAAAGGAAAATTAGCGGGAATGAGTGAAGAATTAGAGGCCAATATGTATGAATTAGTAATGGAAGAAGCAGAGAACCATCATTTTCATCAATATGAAATTAGTAATTTTGCGAAAGAAAATAAGGTTAGTTATCATAATTTAACGTATTGGAATAATGATGAATATTATGGCATTGGTGCAGGTGCGCACAGTTATATGAATGGGGTTCGGCGTAGCAATATAGGCCCAATTCAAAAATATATTGATGCCATTCAAACAGCAAAGCATGCCTATACAGAAGAAATTATTTTAACAAAAAAAGAAATGATGGAAGAGTTTATGTTTATGGGATTAAGGAAAAGGAAAGGTGTATCCAAAAAAGAATTTTTTCTACGTTATGGGGAAGAGATGGAAACATATTTTCAACAACCAATCGATGAATTAACGGTAAAAGGGTGGTTAGCGCAAACGAATGATTCTATTCATTTAACGAACAAAGGGTTGTTTTTAGGAAATGAAGTTTTTGAACAGTTTCTTCTTTAA
- the lepA gene encoding translation elongation factor 4, whose protein sequence is MNNEERLQRQERIRNFSIIAHIDHGKSTLADRILESTNTVTKREMRNQLLDAMDLERERGITIKLNAVELLYRAKDGEEYVFHLIDTPGHVDFTYEVSRSLAACEGAILVVDAAQGIEAQTLANVYLAIDNDLEIIPVINKIDLPSADPERVRKEIEDVIGIDASEAVLASAKAGIGIEDILEQVVAKVPAPVGDPKAPLKALIFDSVYDSYRGVIAYIRVMDGSIRVGQKIKMMATRKEFEVTEVGVFSPKETPREELNVGDVGYVAASIKQVADTRVGDTITTAKNGATEPLPGYRKMNPMVFCGLYPIDSSKYNDLREALEKLELNDSALQYEAETSQALGFGFRCGFLGLLHMEIIQERIEREFKIDLITTAPSVIYHVNITDGEMVVVDNPSNMPDSQTIESVEEPFVKASIMVPNDYVGAVMELCQLKRGIFVNMQYMDETRVHIMYEIPLAEIVYDFFDQLKSNTKGYASLDYELIGYKQSKLVKMDILLNGEKVDALSFIVHRDAAYERGKVIVEKLKELIPRQQFEVPVQAAIGTKIVARSTIKAMRKNVLAKCYGGDISRKRKLLEKQKEGKKRMKTIGRVEVPQEAFMAVLKMDDSNSKK, encoded by the coding sequence ATGAATAACGAAGAACGATTACAACGTCAAGAACGAATCCGCAATTTCTCTATTATCGCCCATATTGACCATGGGAAATCAACGCTTGCTGACCGAATTTTAGAAAGTACAAATACGGTAACAAAACGAGAAATGCGGAATCAATTATTAGATGCCATGGATTTAGAACGCGAAAGAGGAATTACGATAAAATTAAATGCAGTAGAATTACTCTATCGTGCAAAAGACGGAGAAGAATATGTCTTTCATCTAATTGATACACCAGGGCATGTTGACTTTACATATGAAGTTTCCCGCAGTTTAGCAGCTTGTGAAGGTGCCATTTTAGTAGTAGATGCTGCACAAGGGATTGAAGCTCAAACGCTTGCCAATGTGTATTTGGCAATTGATAATGACTTAGAAATTATTCCTGTTATTAATAAAATTGATTTACCGAGTGCAGACCCAGAACGTGTTCGCAAGGAAATCGAAGATGTTATTGGAATTGATGCGAGCGAAGCTGTTTTAGCATCCGCAAAAGCTGGAATTGGGATTGAAGATATTTTAGAACAAGTTGTGGCAAAAGTCCCTGCACCAGTGGGAGATCCCAAGGCTCCTTTAAAAGCGTTAATTTTTGATTCTGTGTATGATTCTTATCGTGGGGTTATTGCTTACATTCGCGTGATGGATGGTTCGATTCGTGTTGGGCAAAAAATCAAAATGATGGCAACTAGAAAAGAATTTGAAGTGACAGAAGTAGGCGTATTCTCTCCAAAAGAAACACCGAGAGAGGAATTAAATGTAGGAGATGTAGGATATGTAGCGGCCTCTATTAAACAAGTAGCTGATACTCGTGTTGGGGATACGATTACAACAGCGAAAAATGGAGCGACTGAGCCGTTACCAGGATATCGTAAAATGAACCCAATGGTTTTTTGTGGCTTATATCCGATCGATTCTAGCAAGTATAATGACCTTCGGGAAGCGTTGGAAAAATTAGAATTAAATGATTCTGCGTTGCAATACGAAGCGGAAACATCACAGGCGCTTGGATTTGGTTTCCGTTGTGGGTTTTTAGGATTGCTTCATATGGAAATTATCCAAGAGCGGATTGAACGAGAATTTAAAATTGACTTAATTACAACTGCACCAAGTGTTATTTATCATGTGAATATAACCGACGGAGAAATGGTTGTAGTAGATAACCCAAGTAATATGCCAGATTCACAAACGATTGAATCCGTGGAAGAACCATTTGTTAAAGCTTCAATAATGGTTCCTAACGATTATGTCGGTGCCGTAATGGAACTTTGTCAATTAAAGCGTGGTATTTTTGTTAATATGCAATACATGGATGAAACACGTGTGCATATTATGTACGAAATTCCATTAGCGGAAATTGTGTATGACTTTTTTGACCAATTAAAATCGAATACAAAAGGATATGCCTCTTTAGATTATGAGTTAATTGGTTATAAGCAAAGTAAGTTAGTAAAGATGGATATTTTATTAAATGGTGAAAAAGTCGATGCATTATCGTTTATTGTTCATCGTGATGCTGCTTATGAACGGGGAAAAGTCATTGTAGAAAAGTTAAAAGAATTAATTCCACGTCAACAGTTTGAAGTGCCAGTACAGGCAGCAATTGGAACAAAAATTGTTGCTAGAAGTACTATTAAGGCGATGCGTAAAAACGTTTTAGCTAAATGTTACGGTGGGGATATTTCACGTAAACGAAAATTGCTTGAAAAACAAAAAGAAGGAAAAAAACGAATGAAAACAATTGGTCGTGTAGAAGTCCCTCAAGAAGCGTTCATGGCAGTGCTTAAAATGGATGATAGCAATAGTAAAAAATAA